The Acanthochromis polyacanthus isolate Apoly-LR-REF ecotype Palm Island chromosome 2, KAUST_Apoly_ChrSc, whole genome shotgun sequence genome contains a region encoding:
- the irf1a gene encoding interferon regulatory factor 1a, whose amino-acid sequence MQQLGRLRLRPWLEEQIQSGRYPGVSWLDQSARIFQIPWKHAARHGWSIDRDATLFRSWAMHTGRYRPGKDKPDPKTWKANFRCALNSLPDICELREHSRKKGNNAYRVYRMLPSSQTYRRRRGLRFFSRPRERQTSLGACAYDDTYTTHTWQPTTTRSSTDTPQEEESAAEDTLNSTQTHGMWEAKTEDQEQNDAVFKLMDHLSNADLWNQTAEQRGWRTHTLWDHWHCAGDDNPYSLHTDSYSDLFGPNYVKELSDWSAHQQTLLP is encoded by the exons ATGCAACAGCTGGGGCGGCTGAGGCTGAGGCCGTGGCTGGAGGAGCAGATTCAGTCCGGGAGGTATCCAGGAGTCAGCTGGCTGGACCAG TCGGCACGAATCTTCCAAATCCCCTGGAAACATGCTGCTCGTCATGGCTGGAGTATTGACAGAGATGCTACGCTCTTCAGGAGTTGGGCCATGCACACTG GCCGGTACCGCCCCGGCAAAGACAAGCCAGATCCCAAGACATGGAAGGCAAATTTCCGCTGTGCCTTGAATTCTCTGCCTGACATCTGTGAGCTGCGGGAGCACAGCAGGAAGAAAGGCAACAACGCCTACAGAGTGTACAGGATGCTGCCCAGCTCACAAACATACAGACGCAGGAGAG GGCTGCGATTTTTCAGTCGACCCCGAGAAAGACAGACCAGCTTAGGAGCATGCGCGTATGATGATACATACACCACACACACTTGGCAACCCACCACAACAAGATCCAGTACAGACACACCACAGGAGGAAGAGAGTGCTGCAGAAGACACATTGAACAGCACTCAGACACACG GGATGTGGGAGGCCAAAACCGAAGACCAGGAGCAAAATGATGCTGTCTTTAAG CTGATGGATCACTTAAGCAACGCAGACCTCTGGAACCAGACGGCTGAGCAGAGAGGATGGAGAACTCACACTTTGTGGGACCACTGGCACT GTGCAGGCGATGATAACCCGTATTCTCTGCACACAGACAGCTACAGTGATCTGTTTGGTCCAAACTACGTCAAAGAACTCTCTGACTGGTCTGCACATCAGCAAACTCTGCTGCCGTAG
- the cdc42se2 gene encoding CDC42 small effector protein 2 — protein MTEFWVCFSCCIAEQPQPKRRRRIDRSMIGEPTNFVHTTHVGSGDMGMGLPSVDLVQAQMKSKGGYAHGGSEGSQL, from the exons ATGACAGAGTTCTGGGTTTGTTTCAGCTGCTGCATTGCAGAGCAGCCACAACCA AAACGGCGGCGACGGATCGATCGCTCCATGATTGGGGAGCCAACAAACTTTGTTCACACCACACATGTAGGCTCGGGGGACATGGGCATGGGATTGCCATCA GTGGACCTTGTTCAGGCCCAGATGAAATCTAAAGGGGGCTACGCGCACGGAGGTTCGGAAGGTTCTCAGTTGTAA
- the nip7 gene encoding 60S ribosome subunit biogenesis protein NIP7 homolog, which yields MRPLTEEETKTMFEKLSKYIGENIKLLVDRPDGTYCFRLHNDRVYYMSEKILKLATNISRDKLISVGTCFGKFTKTKKFRLHITALDFLAPYAKFKVWVKPGAEQSFLYGNHVLKSGLGRITENTMQYQGVVVYSMADVPLGFGVAAKTTQECRRVDPMSIVVFHQADVGEFIRSEDTLT from the exons ATGAGGCCGTTaacagaggaggaaacaaaaacGATGTTTGAGAAGCTGTCGAAATA CATCGGCGAAAACATAAAGCTTCTTGTGGACCGACCTGACGGTACATACTGTTTCAGGCTACACAATGACCGTGTGTACTACATGAG TGAGAAAATCCTGAAGTTGGCCACAAACATTTCCCGGGACAAGCTCATCTCAGTGGGCACATGCTTTGGGAAGTTCACAAAGACCAAGAAATTCCGCCTGCACATCACAGCGCTGGATTTCCTGGCACCTTATGCAAAG TTCAAGGTGTGGGTAAAGCCTGGAGCAGAGCAGTCCTTCCTGTACGGGAATCACGTGCTAAAATCAGGCCTCGGGAGAATCACTGAGAACACTATGCAGTATCAAGGAGTTGTGGTTTATTCCATGGCTGATGTGCCTCTG GGTTTTGGAGTGGCAGCCAAGACGACTCAGGAGTGTCGGCGAGTGGACCCCATGTCCATCGTTGTGTTCCACCAGGCAGATGTGGGGGAGTTCATTAGGAGTGAAGACACACTGACATAA
- the terfa gene encoding telomeric repeat binding factor a: MATQETVNNDKTDVESVVNRWLVDYYFFRSLDAFKKGQYRDFCRLGDVLNSVLVCPVELTDVMPTKIQVLEFLSHINEGEKLDLSFESDSSTAPLESALMLLEHMNQKLSIRQQDFENAHDSIAEMIVAIFIKNSKFDRAEEILNKHFPKPMVGKKAIFKGLINRKSKIHDVIKQINYQRFREEMLAFCQGLFQSTVPFLYKAAEQLIGQRRVEQDDKVAGTDEQTKPGPSSNLQGNVIQSVAHKCSVIQRVRLEAAYKALGAATENRTFAQLEEDVETEEQERENLGLLHPADPKTGTNLDSQQEGQFLRDSGSPMEASPADQPPQTDAVPETQAGSLSNTPSVLWSGQLYTVPRLVVEPDSQVSSQCTTDCQEQGTDVRAEESPQSLATSNKKDLQCTVPDREVDIPVRKCPRRAKRAHCRASTSAADLSADSEGNSLDSVANGETHDEELQSQSNSSRTSNSKKAKQLSSDRVEDPLELSASCKTPVQKPHEQLAGDPLSKDPDDTEDICITDSSLDSSPSLRPVPRTSSTPHRDSAQNNNGSSSKWKRLFREAQESKETWDDEESHFPSTRNSGSNQSTISNSGQRRKKWTERETQNLKDGVRKFGEGNWKQIRAYYSFDNRTNVNLKDRWRTLKNQKLV; this comes from the exons ATGGCGACACAGGAGACAGTAAACAACGACAAAACTGATGTCGAGTCTGTTGTCAACCGCTGGCTGGTGGATTATTACTTTTTTCGCTCCTTGGACGCGTTTAAAAAGGGGCAATACCGGGATTTCTGTCGCCTTGGAGACGTACTTAACA GTGTCTTGGTATGTCCCGTAGAGCTCACTGATGTCATGCCAACAAAGATTCAAGTATTGGAGTTTCTCTCCCACATAAATGAGGGTGAAAAACTCG ACCTGTCATTTGAGTCAGATTCATCAACAGCTCCTCTGGAATCAGCCTTAATGTTGCTGGAACACATGAACCAGAAACTCAGCATACGACAGCAGGATTTTGAAAATGCACATGATTCAATTGCAGAGATG aTTGTGGCGATTTTCATTAAGAACAGCAAATTTGACAGAGCAGAAGAGATACTCAACAAACACTTTCCCAAACCAATGGTTGGCAAG AAAGCTATATTCAAGGGTCTCATCAATCGGAAGAGTAAAATCCATGACGTCATCAAGCAAATTAACTACCAAAGGTTCCGGGAGGAGATGCTGGCTTTTTGCCAGGGGCTCTTTCAGTCCACTGTTCCCTTTCTCTACAAG GCTGCAGAACAGCTTATTGGTCAAAGACGTGTGGAGCAAGACGACAAAGTAGCTGGAACTGATGAGCAAACCAAGCCTGGCCCGTCCTCTAATCTCCAAGGAAATGTTATCCAGTCTGTAGCTCA TAAATGTTCAGTTATCCAGAGGGTCAGGCTAGAAGCAGCCTACAAAGCCTTGGGTGCAgctacagaaaacagaacattcGCTCAGTTGGAGGAAGATGTGGAGACAGAGGAGCAGGAAAGAGAGAATCTTGGCTTGCTACACCCAGCTGATCCCAAGACGGGCACTAACCTGGACTCGCAGCAAGAAGGGCAGTTTCTGAGAGATTCGGGCAGCCCCATGGAAGCTTCTCCAGCAGACCaaccaccacaaacagatgctgtTCCTGAAACGCAAGCAGGTTCACTCTCAAACACACCCTCTGTTCTGTGGAGCGGCCAGCTCTACACTGTGCCTCGGCTGGTGGTCGAACCAGACAGTCAAGTAAGCTCTCAGTGCACAACAGATTGTCAGGAACAAGGGACGGATGTCAGAGCTGAAGAGTCACCACAGAGCCTGGCTACATCCAATAAAAAAGACCTGCAGTGCACAGTTCCAGACAGAGAAGTTGACATACCCGTACGAAAGTGCCCCAGACGAGCCAAGAGAGCACACTGCAG AGCTTCAACTAGTGCGGCTGATCTGTCAGCAGACAGTGAGGGGAACTCCCTTGACTCTGTGGCCAACGGGGAGACTCATGACGAGGAACTGCAGAGTCAGTCAAACAGTTCACGCACAAG TAATTCCAAAAAGGCAAAACAGTTATCATCAGACAGGGTGGAAGACCCACTGGAGCTGTCGGCCTCCTGCAAAACTCCAGTGCAGAAACCTCACGAACAGCTGGCCGGAGATCCTCTGAGCAA AGATCCAGATGATACAGAGGACATCTGCATCACAGACTCTTCCCTGGACAGCTCACCCAGTCTTCGTCCCGTCCCTCGAACAAGCTCTACTCCTCACAGGGACTCCGCTCAAAACAACAATGGTTCCTCATCAAAATG GAAAAGACTGTTCCGTGAAGCACAAGAAAGCAAGGAAACCTGGGATGATGAAGAGTCACATTTCCCTTCTACAAGGAACAGtg GATCAAATCAGAGCACCATTTCCAATTCAGGCCAAAGGAGGAAG aAGTGGACTGAGCGTGAGACGCAGAACTTAAAAGATGGAGTCAGAAAGTTTGGAGAGGGCAACTGGAAGCAGATAAGGGCATATTACTCCTTCGATAATCGAACAAATGTCAACCTAAAGGACCGATGGAGAACACTGAAGAATCAGAAACTGGTCTGA